The segment GATGGTGGTGAGGGAGGAGAAGAACGGCGCGAGAAAGACGCACACGTTCCGGATGTCGACCGTAATGTTGGCGAGCCACATCAGCCGGTACAGGACGGCGGACGTCACCATCAGCCCCGGGTAAATGGTGCCGCCGATGATGCGCCCGAGCGGGTACCAGGCGCGATCATCGAACCAGTTGTGGAAGTTGTAGAAGCCCTGCTCGGCCAGATGCTTCGTGGTGCGGTAGTTAAAGTACGGATCGAATTCGTGGATGACGCTCTCGAACCGCAGGACGGAGAACAGGCGCGTGGAGAAGGCTGAAGGAGTGGTGGtgcaaggaagaaaaaaaaacgggaagaagGTACACATTAAAGCAATTATTAAACACTTGTAAATGCGTTTTGCAGTCGATTTTGAGGCAACCGACCGCTACGGTGAGAATCTAAATatgctccggaatcggaatttaACTGGAAATCacaatttgctccggtaacggaatcaaaattgactccagaaataGAATTAGCTTCGGAATGAGAGTCCGTTCTTAAATTCAAGTAAGTGATTCTTTGTAGCATCATTGAATCCAAACGTCTATGGTCTTATGGAGATGCAAAACCGTCTCCtatttcgaagccgattctaatATCGGAGGCAATTCCGAAGCTGATTCAAGAAAATGAATCccgagtcgattccggaaacttaTTCCGGACCTAcaatccggaatcgattccagaaaacttcggagctagtgggaatcgattccgacgaaaactgCATTGTTCTCATCACTACTTAAAATGCTAATTATAAGAAATTTATACAAACTCAATTGGATATTACGCTCCCTTTTTCCTTGCAAGCCACATCACAGTGACTTGGAATTAAATTTAGGGAGCGTGCAAAAGACTGCGTGCACAgacaaaacagaagaaaaaaaaaaccattcccaCTTACACAGAATAGCCGCCGTCGTCAGGATGCCCAGCTTGATGAGGCTTTCCTGCTTCTCCAGGTTCATGCGTAGCTTCGACACTTGATCCATCGCGAAGCTGGCTAATCTTGTTCTGCTGCACCACTTGCGTGCGCGTTTCGCCGGCCGGCCCGGTAGTGCGGCTGTGGTGCCCGGTCGTTCGTTTCCGCTTCGCTTCCCCCAAACGATACGGTTTGGGCCGTTTGATGACTAGACGTTCCGGCTCGGGAAGCGCCCGCTCGGTGACGATGCCGGCCTCGGgaagctgttgttgttttctatCTTCCGGCCACCCGGTTTCGTTTGCtatcgctgttgttgttgctgctgctgctactactattgTTGCCCATCAAAACCCCGTAGTTGATAGTGGCATTTCGTGACCTCCCCCTCCGGGCGACTCGGTCAATAATCGCAGCGGGagccaaaacacacacagcggcCACACACAGAGCCGTGTACAGTCGAAGAGGCGGCACGAACCGATCGGTATAGGGAGGACAGGCACTATCCGCTGTTTGCCCCGGGAACTTTTTTTGCTGGCGCAGCTGCGGTTGTTCagcgcgtgtgagtgtgtgtgattttgtgttcCTCCGGAAAAAAGCCGGCGTTTTCTGGTGCAGTTCACCCTCCAGCTCAAATACAGTGTAACTTTCTGGCGTGGCACAtcggcgtttttttctttttcttttcttttctttttttgtctgttggCCTGTCATCGCGTTCAACTGTCAAGTTCCAGCGGCTCTTTGACAGATGAGTTACACCTTGGCTACACCACGGTTGCGGTTGGAATGGAGCGAAATGGGAGGGGAGAAAagcaatgttttaaaattgcttaatttaatatgaaaatatttcCCGATAATTGTTAATAAGCTTCGGCAGGTATTCAAGCACGATAAAGCTACGAACAGATTGGTTCAGCTTCAATTGCAACGTCTGTTCCGCGACGCCATGTtgaatgggtgtgtgtgtgtttgacagtATAGAACCAGGGAAACGATACAAGTGCGGTATTTACATGttaatttgctttatttatgcTTTGTGATTATTAAATCAATCATGCTTTTCCTTCCTAACATTATGCTTGCTCTTAAATCTAGCAACTCGTTTTCCTCTCATTCTCTTCGCGGTGTACGTTTTCCTGACTGTTTCCTTCTTACGCTCTTTCGCCCAGGGTGACCAGAAATACAGGCAGTCCCCGagagagcgtttctacatacaccgaggcTGCAGGTGAGAGATGGCTGAAagagaattgacaaccggCTTCTCACGCCgatgtgtgtagaagctccgaaaagcgccgagatgagacttttggaacaatgttgaaaaaaatcgaatttaatcgctaaaattaaatcacaaatgtttattttgcttttataaatatttctgTGCTTATTGACTCCAAAAAGACTAACTCCCTACCGGCATTAAGCGGTTTTGGAGGCAtttagaaggcatttaaggccTTACCCGAGCGCCACGGATTACCCAAGTGCcgcaaatccactaaacgatcactaaacgggttctaaacggctcaagctctctacctaaaTGGAATATAGAAacacttcgtttagcagacggtgaACAACttatgcattctaaaaatagcaaaaaaaaaactggaagcgccatctgttggtgagATACTCAATCAGTGGAGCGCTTTCCTCACTTTGAGAGCTTTCTCCTACCCataaagtacgacatcggaacgatttttcgttaaacagcctcAAATCAGCTATGGAGTCCGAGCTTGCTATTTGgggtatcgccgttctagttttagagatgcataacttcaatgcgaaaccatacaacagtacagaggaaatgagaaagctcttcAAGCAAGGAAGCTCCCACTGGTTGGGTTTCCCagcaacagagagcgccaccagctttttcgctatttttagaaagcatgagtcgtttgccgtctgctaaacgaagtctttctatattccgtttaggtagagagcttgagtcgtttagaagccgtttagtggtcgtttagtcgatttgtggcacttgggatattacttcccaagcgccacagattaagcttaaacgactggaaaattgaatatccatagtaaaaaaatgaaagctccacagcttcattggtttgatcaatagatggcgtattacaactcatcattatattgctatccttttcttgcaatgtgtttcgacaagtttcatcttatcatgacctatatagccctctaactttctgagcaaaaatctatatcaatggtcgtgtggtcagatacgtgggtatcaacaccaacgaccattattcgaatctcacttgcttcagtactggtggtttctgttggagtttagtatttaaacaagcgtatcgccgttctagttctagcgatgcataacttcaatgcgacaccatacaacagtacagaggaaatgagaaaactctcctccaagcgacctgtcaactggttggggtatcccaccaacagagtgCGCCACCatctttttcgctatttttagaatgcatgagtcgtttgccgtctgctaaacgaagtctttctatattccgtttaggtagagaacttgagtcgtttagaagccgtttagtggtcgtttagtggatttgtggcacttgggttaaCTTCGTTCCTACATAGTCCTCCCAAGTGACATTGCGCATGCATGTTTGCGCACTCTTCAATCCGCATTAAAcaaaaagtttattattaAACACTCTTTcacgttgttttgttattttccctTCGTTTCTCCGCTATTCTGATACTCCTGGATAGatcgtttatttcttcttactcatcttgtttgtctgtgtttatttcttcttaCTCATCTTACTTGTTTGTTCGGCTTCTACCGAAGTTCTGACATAAACTTCAACGCTTCAACACATTGTtgttcactcacacacccagGTTTTCAAGCGTTTATATAAGGCAATGGGTTAAATCGAGCTGTTCAGGAGGAGTTTAAactaaaaatgtaaaacagtTGTCACCTAGGCTtgctcctaccgaaaaccgccaaaataatctggtcACACTGCTCTTgcctacactcacacacccatacacacgtAGGCGGCCGAGTTTGTAGGTATGTCTCCCTCAACGGcaaaaaaacgatacacaAGACTCTCCTGTCAAAACAAGCATCCCGCAGCACCCAAGGCAGCCCAAGGTAAAGTGTTCGCTTTGTGATACCGTGGTTCCGTGTGTGCCGTAGAACAATTGTAGTTTCCCGCAACGGATTGCAGCTCGCAGACCCCGGGCAACCAGAGACATAGTTGGGCTAGCTAGGGAGGGGAAAGAACAACACACACGACGCATAAAGCCCAGCCCTTCGCAAAGATTctaacaaaaagcaaaagtaGTTGGCGAAGAAAGTTGGCGCAGCAGGCCAAATAGCTGGACGCGCTCCAGCCAGGATAAAGTGAAGGTTCGTTCTTAAGTCCAGCAGCCACTGGggtatgttgtttttgtgaataattagaagaaaaacaaaacgaaaagaagCATCGCAAGCTTCCAGTATCCCGGAAGCGACGGCTCTCTGGTGAGCAAGTGCAAGTGCATTGGTGGTGTATCGAAATGTGGAGGGGAACAAATGCATTACATTGTTGCGCACTAATCAAGCAAACGGCTGTCGAACAGATGCTTCCGCGTTTCGTCGCGTTGTGCCTTGACCATGTGCGCTAAGGAACAACAAGCAGTGCTCGCGCGATCGTTCTAATCTACAGCAGAAAGACCCGTCCCATCCCATTATCACGCCCGTCTATGTAAACAGTGCTGCTGGTCCCCTCCGCACACCGGCAAGCGGACACACGCAACGCTTTCTAACGTTTCCTCCCTCCTCCCCGCTTTCTATTCGCTTTGTTCATTCAAGGGTGCTCTCCGTCCAAACTGTCGCAGCGCAGCGAACGCgagcttgaaaccatcgctcACGCGGTACGAAATGCAGCTCCTCTCGAccgggctgctgctggactGCTGTTGGTCGAGCTAAACGCGCAATTAAATCGCACCCGTCCCCGATCCGCCACAAGTACGGGTCGGCCGCAACAAGCCCTACTGCCGGTGCACCTAGAGCAGCCGGATCGAGTGCATCATACCCCGGTGTAACTGGTTCGGCCGCTGTATCGGAGTGATCGGAACCGCGGACAGGCAAACATGTCGAAGCAGCAGGGCAAGTACGAGCTGCTGAAGGAGGATACGAAGCTGAGGTAACATTTAATTTGCTTTCGCCCATCCCCATCTAGGTGCGACTGTCGCGATAACGCGATTGCCTGGGGGGAAGAATTCTGCCAGTCATTATtggttttgatgttttgaacAATTTGTGATTATATTGCCGCAAAGCTGCACGCTTGCATTGAGCGAAGCACGCTAATTTAAACCACAAAGGGACAAAtcgtttttaaaacaaacatttcaaaaccaaTCCAATCGAAGGTGACGATTTAACACACTTCATCGAACGCTGCCGTGCCCGGTGGTTATATCGTACCATCCGGTCTATCCCTTAAAGCGTATCCTGCTGGATAGTTGCCAGCGCTCTAGCGTAACAGCGTTTGCGGTGCACCAGGGGTCGGCAAAATTCGTCGGCAATTAAAGAGCCACAAAAAGCGTGATGGACAATTCGGCTTTAGTAATCTTGCTTTAACAGTACAGTAGCATTTTGTGTAAAATTAACTCTAAAGATaggaaattatatttattgttCATTATATTTTAAGTGCCACCGTAACCGCTGAAACGTACAATAGCTCATTCAACTGATAACGACATTGATTATGGACCAAATGATTCGCTGCACAAAATGCTTTTGCAAAATGTAAACTGTTCGAGTAATATTACGTATTATACGGATTTTACCATTTGAAACCAAATTCTACCAAATCGGTACcgtcggaattgattccggaagctttcttcggaatcgattccggctaagTTCAAAGTTtgctggaattgattccggattGTAGGTTCGCAATCAGTTTTCGGAAACGCAACGCATCGATAGtcgcaaaaaaatacaaatttaccagtaaacgatccattctcatggagattttCTTattgatttcgcttctgaaacgtTTTGTTTCAATTCAAGAGCTGATTCTCTTTCCGGACcaaattccaattctggatgatgatgatgatgacccaATTCAGAAGGCAACTCTGATTCCGTTCCCCAAATAAATTGGGATTCTtaggtcgattccgattccggagtcgattctgaTACCAGAGCCGAtctcgattccggaatcgattctggattCGATTCTGGATTcggaatcaactccggaatcggctccggagtcgtctccggaatcggcaccggagtcaactccggattCGGCATCGGATTCGATTCcggattcggagtcgtctccggaatcggtttcggagTCAACACCGGATTTGACTCCGTGATCAGTTCTGGAATCGgcaccggaatcggaattgattccagcaatggaattggctccggaaaaTGATTccaaacacggaatcggaatcgggcaGGTCCTCCACCAGTTCACACGGGTCGCGATTTTGGCcatattttgattgtttttggcTTCGCACCGCCTGCTAACCACTGACAACTGGCCCTTGGCAGCGACGAGCCTCTAGAAATTTTTGGGACGCACCCAAAGCTGCAGTACGAGCAATTGATTGGGGATGGGGGATGAGAGTTTGCTGTTCGCATTTCACGCGCTTGCTGGCATGAAGCGTCATCGGTAGCGTATCGCCGCCGCAACCCGATCTCCCTGGGCCAGGGTGAAGAACTAATTGAAAAGGgccgaacgagagagagatagagagaaagagagagagagactgccTTGTGGTTTTAGGTGTTATTGCACCCTCGAACATCCCGCAGCGAAGGTTGTGGGGTTAGGGGGAGggttttaaaataacagtGCTGGCAACTGTTCAATATTATGCCTTAAACAATGTTACCCTTCATTATATGTTTTATGAgctagttaaaaaaaacacacaaagaaacGCACAGATTTTGCGATTGCGTGTGGGGCGATAATAATGCCAAGCCCCCCGTCGGTTACGCTACATGCTCGCTGGTTTTAGggattgttgtgtttttttttttgtgtgtgtcgttttctCGTTGCTTCTTACGCAGGATTAGGTAGccatttttcatttgctaATGGGTgtattgatttgattttatgACCGCGCTCGCCCCGTTACAGGCGGCAACATACGTACATACAGAGCTGCCTGCTGGTCGCGCTCTGTGCCATGTCCAGCCTGACGGTGTACGCGACCTGGACGATGATCTATCGGCAGAATCTGATTATACCACCGGCTCTTTTAGGTAAGCGTTtcgtgccgttttttttttgcgaatgaTTTAGGTCAATTTttgtggttctttttttaGCGTTCTAATGTTCTGTGTTCGTCTTTTCCTTTACGTTTTTTTCCCTAGATGTCTCGCTTCACTGGCGAAATCGACTCGTACTGTATGAGGAAGCGCTGCGCCAAACGctccgacagcagcagcagcagcagcagcagcagcagcagccggggcCGCTGCCAAACGGTCAGGACAgtgtgccgccgccgccgcccgaaACAATCGTGCGAAGCATTTACGCGACGGACGGTTCCACCGTGCTGCCGGGCCGTCTGTTCGGCCTGGCCAACGATTCCCGGCCGAAGCCGGCCGAGCCGGTGCGCGTCAAGCAGCTGGACAGTGAGCGCATCTTCCCGTCGCGCTTTGGCAACTACATCTACTCGAAGGAGGCGATGAATGGGCTGCCGCCCAGCCCGAAGATCGTGTGCTACTACACGACGCCCGATCTGCAGGCGCGCGGCGCCACCGGGCAAGCGCTCCGGCACATACTGCAGCCGGAGCAGATCGATCCGCACCTCTGCACCCACCTGAACATCGGCATCATCGACATCGTCAACAACACGCTGTTCATCGACGATAACGTGCGGGAGGCGCTGGTGCGCACGAGGCAGCTGCGGCGCGCCAACCCCGCCCTGCGCATACTGCTGTGGGTCGGGGGGGCGAGCGTCGGCGGCTTCGCCACGATGGTGGAGAACCACGCAACGCGCAAGCTGTTCATCCAGTCGGTGAAGGCGACACTCGAGCGGTACCAGCTCGACGGGGTCGACCTCGACTGGGAGTTCCCGGACAGTGGCGGCAAGCGGCGGATGCACTTTTCCCAGCTGCTGCACGAGATACGGCGCGAGTACCAGCGGGAGCACCGGACGTACATACTGAGCGTGGCGGTGGCGCCCCAGGAAACGATCGCGTACATGGCGTACGATGTGGGCGAAATCAACAGCTACGCAGACTACGTCAACCTAATGACGTACGATTACCACTTCTACTCGTCGGACGTGCCACAGACGGGTATGTACTAGGCTTGTGCGATTCGGTTCAGTTTCGGGAACGTGATCGTACTAGTTCTTTCATTTAGCTGAACTGAACGTGAATCACgattcattcgttcatttcaGTTTATGAAAGTATGGTAAATGGTTTCATTTCGCAAgaagaatttaatttatttatttcatttcatttcatttcatttcatttcatttcatttcatttattaatacaatatccgccatcaaggctaaataaggcagacttaaaactaaataaaccctaacaaataaacaaaataattcatgaaaaactaaacctaactaaactagtctagacctagcaaaaaaaattaaagaaaaaaaacaaaggtagaacgtagagactatcaaaacttaatgaaacttagaagaataattaaagagaattagaagaaaaaatacggttacggaaagagttgagagaggagtcgaaatcaaagagatagtaaaagtggttaaacaacctgaaacaggatagaataggatcattgaaagtatagagagtatgacgtgtttcaattgacagaggatcacgaggacgaagggaacgagagggaacatacaacgagatggacgagagtaaatcaggagcatcagtatcagaaagtaataagccaccaataaaacatgcctgagacacttggcggcggaagcttaaagagtgaagattgaataactgcaatcgcgtttcatagggaggtagtgaggcagcaccgaacaaacgacgaaaagcaaccctggtaaaaaggcgctgaatgctttcaattctcgaacagccatcaatagtaggaggattccagatgatgctagcatattcaagaagaggccttaccagagcacaataaaggtttcttaagaagctttgatctctaaaaatagaggtaaaacgtaaaataaacccaagagttcgattagcttttagtTACATCTGGAACATTATTTGGCAGCGCAGGACGTTCTTTTTTTCGACGGGTAGGAcgttctttttatttatacaTTATGATTTATGAAGAACCGATGGACGTTGATTAGATGAACCTAGGTCGTTCGTTCTTTATGATTAACTGTGTCGAAGTCTAAAACCGAATTCATTCAATCGATTTTCGTGTTAAGAAGTGAAGCAAAAGCTCCAGCGGCCATCGCTCTGTAGAGATGATCATTGGTTAACACCTCGTGCGAAGCTTTTAGCAAGAGCTTCCAAAAATATCCTACTGTAAAGATTATACCCtctatttcttttcctttacATAAATGCCACCCTGGTTCGCTATCGTAacgattaaattaaattgccAAAACGAGTTTAACGATACAAATCCCTACTATTACCTACGGATTCCTCAAGCTGCTTGGATCGAATAAATTGTGCGGCAATCTTAGACATGATATGGGTGCACCCAAGAAACATTTCCTACATCTTTTACACTTAGACATGTCTACAGTCTTTAAAGTTGTAAAACCTTTAAAACGTGTTGAAGATGCTTGTACCACTGCCTGTTAAAGCTAACGTTGGTGTTTTGCTGGCTGGCTTTAATCAACCTGTAAACGTGTTCTTAAATGCGTAAATTGTATTTCGCGGTTTTCAGCCATAGCACCTGATCATGGCACACGCACGGAAGGTCGAACGAAAAGTGACATGGAAAATtgatattaattaatttgataATTAGAAATGTTAAAAAGCTTCAAAACGTCTACAATGGCAATTTCCAATACGCTTTTcatgtcttcttcttcttcttatttggcgTTAACGTCTTACGTTTCTTGGCATAGATTTCTGCTCGTACGCGAGTGATTTGTCAAAATTTGTCAAAAGTTAACATTTAGAAATCaatgtgaaaaatgttcatGACCTCGTTATTATGACTTTATTACCGTCCCAAGAAAATATCCATAGCAATTAACAGGAAATCCAAGACGTTTAGAAATAGTGGTAACTAGTAATCTTAACAGAGTTCTGTAGATGTGCCCTTTCAGTCTTAATTGAGTTTTATTATAGTCTTATTAGGTAATGCAAGACATTCCAATGAAAAAGGAAGACTTAATgaagttttctttttccttttccttttccttttccttttccttttccttttccttttccttttccttttccttttcctttttcttttccttttccttttccttttccttttccttttccttttccttttccttttccttttccttttccttttccttttccttttccttttccttttccttttccttttccttttccttttccttttccttttccttttccttttccttttccttttccttttccttttccttttccttttccttttccttttccttttccttttccttttccttttccttttattcttcttcttcttcttattcttctcttcttcttctttgacacaacaactgttgtcgatcaaggcctgcctgtacccactagtgagcTTAGTTTTCATTAAAGGCTTTTAGTTTGAGTCGTatgagttgacgattgtaccaccAAACCTTCCCTCGCCGTTCTGGTAAATTTAAacgatttaaattaaaaaggaTCCTCGtcaaaaattaatgtttatcaTTAAAGTTTTAAAACTACATCGTGAGGCAAACACCCTTGTTAACTCTCCTCTAatctccgttttttttttgtcattgcTTCAACATCGCACAGGTCTTAATGCGCCGCTGTACCGGCGGGCGAACGAACAGTCCCTGCTCGGCACGCTCAACATCAACACCTCCGTGCACTACTGGCTGTCGGCGGGGCTGGACAAAAGCAAGCTGATACTCGGCCTGCCGACCTACGGCCACTCCTTCACGCTCGTCAACCCGTTCAACACGCGGATCGGTGCGCCGGCGTCCAGCTACGGCCGGGTCGGCACGTTCGGCTTCGCCTCGTACTCGGAGACCTGCTGGTTCCGCCGGTACAACATCTACGTCCACCAGGTGTACGATGTGGAGAGCTGCTCGCCCTACCTGTACGCGGGCAGCGAGTGGATCTCGTACGAGGACGAGCGCAGCCTCGAGTGCAAGGCGAAGTACATCAAGGCGCACGGGTTCGGCGGCGCGATGATCTTCTCCCTCAACACGGACGATTTCGGCTCGTACTGTGCGGACAATGCGCTCTACCGGGACCGGACTGTCGTCggcgaccagcagcagcagcagcagcagcagcagcagggcagcTTCCCCTTGCTGCGAAAGGTACGCTCGGTGCTGGTGGACGGTGCCGGTGCGAACAGAACGGTCCCGCAATCGTCGTCCCACCCGCAAACcgctgagcagcagcagcgcatcgCACCGATGGCCACCGTTGCAGCGCCACCGGCCAACGTGGGCGACCACCGGTGAACCGCCGTCGGCCGCTGCTAGCCCCATTTAATCGCGTTACGCGACACGCGTCGCCTATGTGTACAGTACGATGACGTATAATGTTGCTGCTAAGGTAGTACCAGACAGGAAGCACCTGAAGTGCCGCGTGCCCGCAGTAATTGGCGCgtgtgcgagcgcgcgcgtaaGCGTATCGTATGCTCTTGATTTACCTTTTGCTATTACATATTACTTTTCAGGCTGTAGCGCTCtacttttatttgtttgttcttgttgcgtgcgtttctttcgttttcctttccctcGGCCGTTTTCCCGTTCGGTGGAAGAGTCAGAGCCAAACCACGTTCAGCGCTGTGCTTCCGGTGGTGTTTGCTGAAAACCGCGTGTAGAAATCAGACGTACGATTGCGATTACACTCTTAAATTCTAGTCAAGCCAGGACAAATTATAGATGCGATGGTAGCTcgaacgaaatgaaaaaagcCAAGAAGgagcggttttttttaaactttataTATTgcaatcgtagttttaaccgaATCCTGATAATTGAAAAAAGGCCTTGCGTGAGAAGAAAAGGGgtttattatcgttattatgtttattttttgccccAACCCACCTACTTCCCCGGTGCTGATATGTTGGTACGaaacaatacagggttttccagcggttctcatagttgtgggacactttctagactctttcctattggaagtgaacttcatatgttggaaattcgactctatggcaccctttttggacaggctcattggaaattcctattggatttgtccaacaagggtgctagagagtccaattcccattacaataAGTTCATTTCATGTAAGTAATAGTCAATAAAGTTTCctacagctatgagaactcctggaaaaccctgttaTGTGCACGTTTTTGTAAATTGAAAGCGAACAAGCAATTGGGGCGATGTAGATAGCAacgaataagaaaaaaaatgttttccttttctgcaTCATTCGATTACTATGTAACTTAGCGATATTATTGTTGTTTACTGCCTTTATTTTTCTTGCATTCCTCGCTCTCATTACCAAACCCCCCAGTATGGAGCGGAAAAAAACGCCTGAGGGATCTATTCCTATTCCTATAATCATTCCGGTGTTTTgcgttatttttgttgttcgtATGTTCTTTACATGTTAAGCGAATGTAGCGAATAGATAGGCCATCCCTGCATTGATGGAGGCGCAAACCTGTCGCATTTGCATTTTGTCGATTTTAAAAACCTAGACCGACCTCAATCGGGTTGGCCAAAGGATTACCAGTATgaacctacacacacacacacacacacacacccacacacaattCCAAACtagatgaacaaaaaaaacacacaccacaaacgATCGATTATCAAGTGTACCAATTAATTGTCTTCCAgctaagcaaaacaaaacgagaaGCGAAACACAACAAGGCCTGCATTATAGTTTTTGATTTTGCGCTGTCcggatcgtgttttttttttcacgcaaGTGAtctattttgtttgattttggtgGGGTTTTCCATAAAACGTACATATTGAGGCTATAAATGTTAGCGTAACGGTAAAGGGATTTTATGTGTGCGCATACGAACTGGGAAAGAAGATATGGTCCATAATTAGGAGAAGAAAAGGCAAAACGTGCGGTAAAACAGGCGGCAAAGTGCGGTAGGAAATGTTTCGAGTAGAGCAGCTAACGAAAATAGCCTTCCTCGAGCTTCGTGTAAGCTTCATAtagagtaaacaaaaaaaaaaaacacatacaaaccgaaacaaaaatgTGCCTCTAATTAGATGCGCTCGCCGCTGCGTTATTTTAGATAAAGGTTAgctaatttatttgtttaatcgttcgtttttcgttttcaacatgttttgtattttttaaatattaatttattgttacccgaaagagatagagaaagtgaaagagaaagaaagagagagagagggagagagagagagagagaaagagaaagagaaagagaaagagagagcagcTGCAGCATTTTAGAGCAAAAGAGTTCTGCGCTAGTAGTGTTACCT is part of the Anopheles gambiae chromosome X, idAnoGambNW_F1_1, whole genome shotgun sequence genome and harbors:
- the LOC1271808 gene encoding chitinase-3-like protein 2; this translates as MSKQQGKYELLKEDTKLRRQHTYIQSCLLVALCAMSSLTVYATWTMIYRQNLIIPPALLDVSLHWRNRLVLYEEALRQTLRQQQQQQQQQQQPGPLPNGQDSVPPPPPETIVRSIYATDGSTVLPGRLFGLANDSRPKPAEPVRVKQLDSERIFPSRFGNYIYSKEAMNGLPPSPKIVCYYTTPDLQARGATGQALRHILQPEQIDPHLCTHLNIGIIDIVNNTLFIDDNVREALVRTRQLRRANPALRILLWVGGASVGGFATMVENHATRKLFIQSVKATLERYQLDGVDLDWEFPDSGGKRRMHFSQLLHEIRREYQREHRTYILSVAVAPQETIAYMAYDVGEINSYADYVNLMTYDYHFYSSDVPQTGLNAPLYRRANEQSLLGTLNINTSVHYWLSAGLDKSKLILGLPTYGHSFTLVNPFNTRIGAPASSYGRVGTFGFASYSETCWFRRYNIYVHQVYDVESCSPYLYAGSEWISYEDERSLECKAKYIKAHGFGGAMIFSLNTDDFGSYCADNALYRDRTVVGDQQQQQQQQQQGSFPLLRKVRSVLVDGAGANRTVPQSSSHPQTAEQQQRIAPMATVAAPPANVGDHR